The Solirubrobacterales bacterium genome has a window encoding:
- the dcd gene encoding dCTP deaminase — MVLSDRSIKAEIEAGRIVIDPFDEGMVQPSSVDVRVDRRFRVFHNARYPFIDVREPMEDLTELVMVEDDEPFILHPGEFVLGQTLERVRLPDDVVARLEGKSSLGRLGLLIHSTAGFVDPSWNGNLTLELSNVANLPVTIYYGMPIGQISFMRMDQAVERPYGSGEAGSKYQDQAEPTPSRFYLNFKR; from the coding sequence ATGGTGCTCAGCGACCGCAGCATCAAGGCGGAGATCGAAGCCGGGCGGATCGTCATCGATCCGTTCGACGAGGGGATGGTCCAGCCCTCGAGCGTGGACGTCCGGGTCGATCGCCGCTTCCGGGTATTCCACAACGCGCGGTACCCGTTCATCGACGTCCGCGAGCCGATGGAGGACCTGACCGAGCTCGTCATGGTCGAGGACGACGAGCCCTTCATCCTTCACCCCGGCGAGTTCGTACTCGGCCAGACGCTCGAACGCGTGCGGCTGCCCGACGACGTCGTGGCCCGACTCGAGGGGAAATCGAGCTTGGGTCGCCTTGGCCTCCTGATTCACAGCACCGCCGGGTTCGTCGACCCGTCCTGGAATGGCAACCTGACGCTTGAGCTCTCCAATGTCGCCAACCTCCCCGTGACGATCTACTACGGGATGCCGATCGGACAGATCTCGTTCATGCGCATGGACCAGGCGGTGGAACGTCCGTACGGGTCGGGCGAGGCAGGCAGCAAGTATCAGGACCAGGCGGAGCCCACGCCCAGCCGCTTCTACCTCAACTTCAAGCGCTAG
- a CDS encoding ABC transporter permease codes for MTQLRRDPRTIALLLVVPAALVTLIKFVFDQEPGAFDRIGGPLVGLFPFITMFLVTSITMLRERTTGTLERLMTMPLAKLDILLGYGLAFGVVGTAQALITAGVAFGLLDLQVAGSTALVILLAIGNALLGMSLGLFVSAFAQTEFQAIQFMPAFVFPQLLLCGLFVARDQMAAALEAVSYALPLTYAYDALDRVTSDGSLGARGTVDVLVTCGVILLALALGAATLRRRTP; via the coding sequence TTGACCCAGCTGCGGCGCGACCCGCGAACGATCGCGCTGCTGCTCGTGGTTCCCGCAGCCCTCGTGACCCTGATCAAGTTCGTCTTCGACCAAGAGCCGGGTGCGTTCGACCGGATCGGCGGCCCGCTGGTTGGGCTGTTCCCATTCATCACGATGTTCCTCGTCACCTCGATCACGATGCTGCGGGAGCGAACGACGGGGACGCTCGAACGGTTGATGACGATGCCCCTGGCCAAGCTGGACATCCTGCTCGGTTACGGGCTCGCCTTCGGCGTGGTCGGCACTGCGCAGGCGCTGATCACCGCCGGGGTCGCCTTCGGGTTGCTCGACCTCCAGGTCGCAGGCTCGACCGCGCTCGTGATCCTGCTGGCGATTGGCAATGCCCTGCTGGGCATGTCCCTGGGCCTCTTCGTCAGCGCGTTCGCCCAGACCGAATTCCAGGCAATTCAGTTCATGCCCGCCTTCGTCTTCCCCCAACTGCTCCTCTGCGGCCTCTTCGTCGCTCGAGATCAGATGGCAGCGGCGCTGGAGGCGGTCTCGTATGCCCTCCCCCTGACCTACGCGTACGACGCGCTCGACCGCGTCACGAGTGACGGCTCGCTCGGCGCTCGCGGGACCGTGGACGTCTTGGTGACCTGTGGCGTGATCCTGCTCGCCCTCGCGCTTGGGGCGGCGACCTTGCGTCGACGCACGCCCTAG
- the tatC gene encoding twin-arginine translocase subunit TatC, whose translation MAAPRLRAAKFDEQMTLVEHLDELRNRIIASAAVLVVACGLCFWQNELLLEIANKPLPGDLVPITFGVTEPFMTTLKISIYAGILISLPVLLYQAYAFILPALKPTEKRVVLPFLLLVPVLFITGVVFAYFVVVPAATKFLLNFNEDQFNIQVRASEYYSFFILTLMTLGLVFQVPMGLVAITRLGIVTPKQLARNRRYAYLILAVIAMLLPGTDPVTMLIELAPLLALFEFSLILTRLIGTPSEPAPSASEPEPPASPAS comes from the coding sequence GTGGCCGCGCCCCGTCTGCGGGCCGCCAAGTTCGACGAGCAGATGACGCTCGTCGAGCATCTCGACGAGCTGCGTAACCGGATCATCGCCTCGGCGGCGGTGCTGGTGGTGGCCTGCGGCCTGTGCTTCTGGCAGAACGAGCTGCTGCTCGAGATCGCCAACAAGCCGCTGCCCGGCGACCTGGTGCCGATTACGTTCGGCGTCACCGAGCCCTTCATGACGACCCTCAAGATCTCGATCTACGCCGGGATCCTGATCTCCCTGCCGGTCCTGCTCTACCAGGCCTACGCATTCATCTTGCCCGCCCTGAAGCCGACCGAGAAGCGGGTCGTGCTGCCGTTCCTGCTCCTGGTCCCGGTGCTGTTCATCACGGGCGTCGTGTTCGCCTACTTCGTCGTGGTCCCGGCTGCCACCAAGTTCCTGCTCAACTTCAACGAGGACCAGTTCAACATCCAGGTGCGCGCCAGCGAGTACTACAGCTTCTTCATCCTCACCCTGATGACGCTCGGCTTGGTCTTCCAGGTGCCGATGGGATTGGTCGCGATCACACGCCTCGGCATCGTCACCCCGAAGCAGCTCGCCCGCAACCGCCGCTACGCGTACCTGATCCTGGCCGTGATCGCCATGCTCCTGCCCGGCACCGATCCGGTGACCATGCTGATCGAGTTGGCGCCCCTGCTGGCGTTGTTCGAGTTCTCGCTCATCTTGACGCGCCTCATCGGCACGCCGTCGGAGCCGGCGCCCTCCGCGTCGGAGCCCGAGCCACCCGCCTCTCCGGCTAGCTAG
- a CDS encoding twin-arginine translocase TatA/TatE family subunit, which yields MPNVGPLELAIVLIIALVIFGPKRLPELGRSVGRGIREFRSSISGKGDDEEEPSQPARIERAEQPNEPVETEVVTDHRS from the coding sequence ATGCCAAACGTTGGACCACTCGAACTGGCGATCGTCCTCATCATCGCGCTGGTCATCTTCGGGCCGAAGCGCCTGCCGGAGCTGGGACGCTCGGTGGGCCGCGGGATCCGTGAGTTCAGGTCCTCGATCTCGGGCAAGGGGGACGACGAGGAAGAGCCTTCGCAGCCCGCTCGGATCGAGCGTGCGGAGCAGCCCAACGAGCCCGTCGAGACCGAGGTCGTAACCGACCACCGCTCGTAA
- a CDS encoding ABC transporter ATP-binding protein, which produces MPNGLNAEPAVAAESLTVVRGDNEVLHSLSFTVPHGGITGLLGPSGCGKTTLMRSVVGVQIIESGRVDVLGMPAGSAELRPRVGYVTQAPSVYGDITVGENLRYFARVLGADPARVDEVIETVALHEHDRVANKLSGGQRSRISLATALLAEPDLLVLDEPTVGLDPVLRVELWGTFTSLAEGGTTILVSSHVMDEAERCDSLLLMRDGELLATETPDGLRSRTGEDDLEDAFLALIRQREAA; this is translated from the coding sequence ATGCCGAATGGCTTGAACGCCGAGCCAGCCGTGGCGGCCGAGTCCCTGACCGTGGTCCGGGGGGACAATGAGGTGCTTCACAGCCTCTCCTTCACCGTGCCCCACGGCGGGATCACCGGCTTGTTGGGCCCGAGTGGCTGCGGCAAGACGACGCTGATGCGTTCCGTCGTCGGTGTGCAGATAATCGAGTCAGGCCGCGTCGACGTGCTCGGCATGCCGGCCGGCTCGGCCGAACTCCGTCCACGGGTGGGCTACGTCACCCAGGCGCCCTCGGTGTACGGGGACATCACCGTGGGCGAGAACCTGAGGTACTTCGCTCGGGTCCTCGGCGCTGACCCCGCGCGGGTCGACGAGGTCATCGAGACGGTGGCGCTCCACGAACACGACCGCGTGGCCAACAAGCTCTCGGGCGGGCAGCGTTCGCGAATCTCGCTCGCGACGGCGTTGCTCGCCGAGCCCGACCTCCTGGTGCTCGACGAGCCGACCGTGGGCCTCGACCCGGTGCTCCGGGTCGAGCTCTGGGGCACGTTCACCTCGCTCGCCGAGGGCGGAACGACGATCCTGGTCTCGAGCCACGTGATGGATGAGGCCGAGCGCTGCGACAGCCTGCTGCTGATGCGAGACGGCGAACTGCTCGCGACCGAGACGCCAGACGGGCTTCGTTCTCGCACTGGCGAGGATGACCTCGAAGACGCCTTCCTGGCGCTGATTCGACAGCGGGAGGCGGCATGA
- a CDS encoding polyprenyl synthetase family protein — MNRTAVPPPVTMVLEAADAWLPARMEAVEDRLKRLVEGHGEALAADAGATLAAGGKRLRPMLVLLSAGPGAGEAAIRAATAIELVHMATLVHDDVLDAAPLRRGHPTVVARSGRSRALAVGDLLFSRAFAELGRDGSRQQVELLSRASVALALGELAQRRDAFDSSLSAERYLERCELKTGRLFECACVIGRLGGSGGTQGAERDERPVLEVFGREIGLAFQLLDDVLDVTGPPERTGKARGTDLLDGTVTLPLILARERDQRLVKVDLRGLDAEGAEAVCDRIAATGVLDQVRAGARRRVELAKRALEGSALDPAQRQLLELVADGVVERYS; from the coding sequence GTGAACCGGACCGCCGTCCCACCCCCGGTGACGATGGTGCTGGAGGCAGCCGACGCGTGGCTGCCGGCCCGCATGGAGGCAGTCGAGGACCGCCTGAAGCGGTTGGTGGAGGGCCATGGCGAGGCTCTGGCCGCCGACGCTGGCGCGACGCTGGCGGCCGGGGGAAAGCGCCTGCGCCCGATGCTCGTCCTGTTGAGCGCCGGGCCCGGGGCGGGCGAGGCGGCGATCCGCGCTGCAACCGCGATCGAGCTCGTTCACATGGCGACTTTGGTCCATGACGACGTGCTGGACGCGGCGCCGCTTCGCCGCGGCCATCCGACGGTGGTCGCGCGCTCCGGCCGCAGCCGCGCGCTGGCGGTCGGCGACCTCTTGTTCTCGCGTGCCTTCGCCGAGCTCGGCCGGGACGGCTCGAGACAACAGGTGGAGCTTCTGTCCAGGGCCTCGGTGGCCCTGGCGCTGGGCGAGCTGGCACAGCGCCGCGACGCCTTCGACAGTTCGCTCTCCGCGGAGCGATACCTGGAGCGCTGCGAGCTCAAGACAGGACGCCTGTTCGAGTGCGCCTGCGTGATCGGACGACTGGGCGGCTCCGGGGGCACCCAGGGCGCCGAGCGCGATGAGCGGCCGGTGCTCGAGGTCTTCGGCCGTGAGATCGGCCTCGCCTTCCAGCTCCTCGATGACGTGCTCGACGTGACCGGGCCTCCCGAGCGGACGGGCAAGGCCCGCGGCACGGATCTGTTGGACGGCACCGTGACGCTGCCTTTGATCCTGGCCCGCGAGCGGGATCAGCGCCTGGTGAAGGTGGATCTGCGAGGACTGGACGCCGAAGGCGCGGAGGCGGTCTGCGACCGGATCGCGGCAACGGGCGTCCTGGACCAGGTCAGGGCCGGCGCGCGCAGGCGGGTGGAGCTCGCCAAGCGCGCGCTGGAGGGCTCGGCGCTTGACCCCGCTCAACGCCAGCTGCTCGAGCTGGTCGCCGACGGCGTGGTCGAGCGGTACTCCTAG
- a CDS encoding cytochrome b N-terminal domain-containing protein — protein MKFPDMLIPGPLKKPQKPGTGDGAAPAEGLQGAPADLVGWVDERTGGASFLTGMLYRKVPKGTNWFYTLGSATLFAFTVQAVTGVFLAMYYDPSPTQAYASVSHLTNDVFLGEFVRGMHKWGASVMIILIWLHMARTFVFGAYKYPRELNWVIGVVLLILTMVMGFTGYLLPFDQRSFWATVVGVNITGTGPLLGPYLADFLRGGAEFGQTTLSRFYAIHMLLLPGLIIALIGAHLYLVVKLGTTAPPWLEPKRRRTIVKEERV, from the coding sequence ATGAAGTTCCCCGACATGCTTATTCCCGGCCCTCTGAAGAAGCCGCAGAAGCCCGGCACCGGCGACGGCGCCGCGCCGGCGGAGGGCCTCCAGGGAGCCCCGGCCGACCTCGTCGGCTGGGTCGACGAGCGCACCGGGGGCGCGAGCTTCCTCACCGGGATGCTCTACCGGAAGGTGCCGAAGGGCACCAACTGGTTCTACACGCTCGGTTCGGCGACGCTGTTCGCGTTCACGGTCCAGGCGGTGACCGGGGTCTTCCTGGCGATGTACTACGACCCGTCCCCGACCCAGGCGTACGCGTCGGTCTCCCACCTCACGAACGACGTCTTCCTGGGCGAGTTCGTGCGCGGCATGCACAAGTGGGGCGCCAGCGTGATGATCATCCTGATCTGGCTCCACATGGCGCGCACCTTCGTGTTCGGCGCCTACAAGTACCCGCGCGAGCTGAATTGGGTGATCGGAGTGGTGCTGCTGATCTTGACCATGGTCATGGGCTTCACCGGCTACCTGTTGCCCTTCGACCAGCGCTCGTTCTGGGCCACCGTGGTCGGCGTCAACATCACCGGCACCGGACCACTCCTCGGGCCCTATCTGGCGGATTTCCTGAGAGGTGGCGCGGAGTTCGGGCAGACGACCCTGTCGCGCTTCTATGCGATCCACATGCTCCTGCTGCCCGGGCTGATCATCGCCCTGATCGGAGCCCACCTGTACCTGGTGGTGAAGCTCGGCACCACGGCGCCGCCCTGGCTGGAGCCGAAGCGCCGCAGGACGATCGTCAAGGAGGAGAGGGTTTGA
- the ubiE gene encoding bifunctional demethylmenaquinone methyltransferase/2-methoxy-6-polyprenyl-1,4-benzoquinol methylase UbiE — MRTMFDRVAGVYDLMNTVMTAGMHHRWRERAADRAELVPGAAALDLCCGTGDLALALARRVGPGGAVVGCDFSERMLDLARRKAAERRASQARFEWADALELPYPDKSFDAVTVGFGARNLGDLERGLAEMTRVLKPGGRAVILEITQPRRRPLSTFYSLWFDRLVPLLGAAAGDRDAYSYLPESVKSFPQPERLAAMMARARQERIRYLLLAGGIIAIHSGQRSA; from the coding sequence GTGCGGACGATGTTCGATCGCGTCGCCGGCGTCTACGACCTCATGAACACGGTGATGACCGCGGGCATGCACCATCGCTGGCGCGAGCGAGCCGCCGATCGCGCGGAGCTGGTGCCTGGCGCGGCCGCTCTCGACCTCTGTTGCGGCACGGGTGATCTGGCACTCGCGCTCGCGAGGCGGGTCGGGCCCGGGGGAGCCGTGGTGGGCTGCGACTTCTCGGAGCGGATGCTCGACTTGGCGCGGCGCAAGGCCGCGGAACGCAGGGCGTCACAGGCCAGGTTCGAGTGGGCCGACGCGCTCGAGCTCCCGTATCCGGACAAGTCGTTCGACGCCGTCACGGTGGGTTTCGGCGCGCGAAACCTTGGCGATCTGGAGCGAGGCCTCGCCGAGATGACCCGGGTGCTCAAGCCCGGGGGGCGCGCGGTGATCCTCGAGATCACCCAGCCGCGCCGGCGTCCACTGTCGACCTTCTATTCGCTTTGGTTCGACCGGCTCGTGCCGCTGCTCGGGGCGGCGGCGGGCGACCGCGACGCCTACAGCTACCTCCCCGAGTCGGTCAAGAGCTTTCCGCAGCCCGAGCGCCTAGCGGCGATGATGGCCCGCGCGCGCCAGGAGCGGATTCGCTACCTGCTGCTGGCCGGGGGGATCATCGCGATCCATTCCGGGCAGAGGAGCGCCTGA
- a CDS encoding c-type cytochrome, with product MNRAEKEAYLRDYDLLKKEGKPFFPYAVMKDSTMALIVVLVIVIMALVLGAEQGPKADPTSTTYTPRPEWYFFFLFEVLRVIKPYELVPVATIGVPTLGMIVLLLLPFFDRGPERRPERRPIAMAVLVLTVVSMAYLTYAGAIAGPPSEIDMKVAPEYEAGKELVAQSGCLACHKIGDNGNGTLGPDLTDIGARIPRNAILRSLEAGPGIMPSFQDLSQKQLNQIADFLASLK from the coding sequence TTGAACCGGGCCGAGAAGGAGGCCTACCTCCGCGACTACGACCTGCTGAAGAAGGAGGGAAAGCCCTTCTTCCCCTACGCGGTGATGAAGGACTCGACGATGGCGCTGATCGTCGTCTTGGTGATCGTCATCATGGCCCTCGTGCTCGGGGCCGAGCAGGGGCCCAAGGCGGACCCGACGAGCACCACCTACACGCCGCGGCCCGAGTGGTACTTCTTCTTCCTGTTCGAGGTCCTACGGGTGATCAAGCCCTACGAGCTCGTCCCCGTCGCCACGATCGGGGTGCCGACCCTCGGGATGATCGTGCTGCTTCTGCTGCCGTTCTTCGACCGCGGCCCGGAGCGCCGTCCCGAGCGGCGACCGATCGCGATGGCCGTGCTGGTCTTGACGGTGGTCTCGATGGCCTACCTCACCTACGCCGGGGCAATCGCCGGGCCGCCTTCTGAGATCGACATGAAGGTGGCGCCGGAATACGAGGCGGGGAAGGAGCTCGTCGCCCAGTCGGGCTGTCTCGCCTGCCACAAGATCGGCGACAACGGCAATGGGACCCTGGGGCCGGATCTGACGGACATCGGCGCCCGCATCCCGCGCAACGCGATCCTGCGCTCGCTCGAGGCGGGACCGGGCATCATGCCCTCATTCCAGGATCTCTCGCAGAAGCAGCTAAACCAGATCGCGGACTTCCTGGCGTCTCTGAAGTAG
- a CDS encoding trehalase-like domain-containing protein gives MLGRSQVRIEDYGLIGDLQTAALVGRDGSVDWLCLPRFDSASCFSALLGDERHGRWLVAPAGEIRATSRRYRPGTLVLETDFETPEGTVRVIDFMPRRGGGAPQLVRIVEGIQGRVPMRMELSLRPDYSSIVPWVNLAPDGMTVAAGPDAYRLSTPITMDAEDGTVVAKFSSAERGGKSRTAAKSRSPESAS, from the coding sequence ATTCTCGGCCGCAGTCAAGTGAGGATCGAGGATTACGGGCTGATCGGGGACCTGCAGACGGCCGCGCTGGTCGGTCGTGACGGCTCGGTGGATTGGCTTTGCCTTCCACGATTTGACTCGGCATCGTGCTTCTCGGCGCTGTTAGGAGACGAACGCCATGGACGCTGGCTGGTTGCGCCGGCTGGTGAGATCCGTGCCACCTCTCGGCGCTACCGGCCCGGGACCTTAGTGCTCGAGACCGACTTCGAGACCCCAGAGGGGACCGTGCGGGTGATCGACTTCATGCCCCGTCGGGGGGGCGGTGCACCTCAGCTGGTGCGCATCGTGGAGGGGATTCAAGGACGCGTGCCTATGCGGATGGAGTTGTCGCTTCGGCCCGACTACAGCTCGATCGTGCCCTGGGTGAACCTGGCGCCTGACGGGATGACGGTCGCCGCGGGGCCGGACGCCTATCGCCTCAGCACCCCGATCACGATGGATGCCGAGGATGGGACGGTGGTCGCCAAGTTCTCATCGGCAGAACGAGGCGGGAAATCGCGAACAGCCGCAAAGAGCCGAAGCCCTGAGTCAGCCTCTTAA
- a CDS encoding alpha/beta fold hydrolase, producing the protein MTQLTPRALAWYQTGALTEIAGRRIFVRKRPGTDDGRSLILLHGYPSSSFDWRHAFKVLPAHHLIAFDFLGYGLSEKPRDQVYSLGMQADITEVIVDRFADGPVMLVAHDMGSSVATELLARDSEGRLSFELASVLLFNASLVRERASLLWGQKLLLSRLGPLAARITNEFGFRRQFAGIFSREHPLSDEEAADQWSLLAHNAGHRLLDRLIFYNHERVGAPGRRWHGALRDWPGRLELAWAERDPICTEAVLQAVLELRPHAELTRLHGLGHYPQIEDPRTTMAVIERHAAGNPGDLTLELARTLPASPSVVFAAFSGPELAEWWGPAGFTVGSFDFDPGVGRTYRIEMRPPEGDPFYLNGEFREVDPPAHLAFTFVYEDPDPDDVETVVELSFRDLGGSTEVVFAQGRFETEARRELHRDGWTDSFDRLEQLISQS; encoded by the coding sequence ATGACGCAGCTCACTCCGCGCGCATTGGCCTGGTACCAAACCGGCGCGCTGACAGAGATCGCCGGTCGTCGGATCTTCGTGCGCAAACGGCCGGGGACTGATGACGGGAGGTCGCTCATTTTGCTGCATGGCTATCCGTCGAGCTCGTTCGACTGGCGCCACGCCTTCAAAGTGCTGCCGGCACATCACCTGATCGCCTTTGACTTTCTGGGCTACGGGCTGTCCGAGAAGCCGCGCGACCAGGTCTATTCGCTCGGCATGCAGGCCGACATCACCGAAGTGATCGTTGACCGCTTCGCCGATGGCCCGGTGATGCTGGTCGCCCACGACATGGGCAGCTCGGTCGCGACCGAGCTGCTGGCCCGCGACAGCGAGGGACGGCTGTCGTTCGAACTCGCCTCAGTCCTCTTGTTCAACGCCAGCCTGGTGCGCGAGCGGGCGAGCTTGCTCTGGGGTCAGAAGCTTCTGCTCAGCCGGCTGGGACCGCTCGCAGCTCGAATCACGAACGAGTTCGGTTTCCGGCGTCAATTCGCGGGGATCTTCTCGCGCGAGCATCCGCTAAGTGACGAGGAAGCGGCCGACCAGTGGTCGCTGCTCGCCCACAACGCGGGCCACCGGTTGCTCGACCGGTTGATCTTTTACAACCACGAGCGCGTTGGCGCGCCTGGGCGGCGCTGGCACGGGGCGCTGCGCGATTGGCCGGGACGTCTCGAGCTCGCATGGGCGGAGCGGGACCCAATTTGCACCGAGGCCGTGCTCCAAGCCGTGCTCGAGCTGCGCCCGCACGCCGAGCTGACCAGACTGCACGGACTCGGTCACTATCCGCAGATCGAAGACCCGCGGACGACCATGGCCGTAATCGAGCGCCACGCCGCAGGAAACCCTGGCGACTTGACGCTCGAGTTGGCCCGCACCCTGCCGGCCTCGCCTTCCGTCGTCTTCGCTGCCTTCAGCGGCCCGGAGCTGGCGGAGTGGTGGGGTCCAGCGGGATTCACCGTGGGGAGCTTCGACTTCGACCCCGGCGTGGGCCGGACCTACCGGATCGAGATGCGGCCGCCCGAGGGTGATCCTTTCTATCTCAACGGGGAGTTCCGCGAGGTCGATCCGCCGGCCCACCTGGCCTTCACATTCGTGTACGAGGACCCAGATCCCGACGATGTCGAGACCGTGGTCGAGCTCTCGTTTCGCGATCTGGGCGGATCGACGGAGGTGGTCTTCGCTCAGGGTCGTTTCGAGACCGAAGCGCGCCGTGAGCTCCATCGGGACGGTTGGACGGACAGTTTCGACAGACTCGAGCAACTGATCTCGCAGTCATAG